In Zingiber officinale cultivar Zhangliang chromosome 6A, Zo_v1.1, whole genome shotgun sequence, a single genomic region encodes these proteins:
- the LOC121995859 gene encoding uncharacterized protein LOC121995859 yields the protein MRVAVVGAGITGLAAAYTLAKAGAEVVVYEKEGYLGGHAKTVSFDGILLDLGFMVFNRVTYPNMMELFESLGVETEVSDMSFAVSLDDGKGYEWGSRNGFSSLFSQKVNLLNPYFWRMIQELVKFKGDVLKYLEKLDGDPDVDRNETLEHFIKSHGYSELFQKGHLIPICATFWSCPPNAVLHFPAYYVLSFFRNSHLLQLSGGPQWHTVKSRSQSYIGRVREELERRSCTIRTGYAVQSVFSTDGGCCVVGADCSKEMYDQCIISAHAPDALKLLGEQATFEEARILGAFQYVYSDIYLHHDKSLMPKNPAAWSACNYLGATHDGVCVTYWLNVLQNLGSTKLPFLVTLNPPRVPKHTLLKWCTSHSFPSVAASKAALELEDIQGKRAIWFSGAYQGYGSHEDGLKAGIIAANNVLGKDSILLRNPIHMVPSLMERGARYFVIRFLESYISTGSLTLLEEGGNIYEFKGTRKQNTKKAILRVHNPLFYWKIATEADLGLADAYINGYVSFVDKEKGLLDLLLILIANRELRNYFGRNFRGWWTPMFATAGFASARYFFKHMRRQNTIKQAIQNISNHYDLSNDFFSLILDETMSYSCAIFKTLNEDLKTAQLHKISLLIKKAQIDGTHEVLEIGCGWGGFAIEVVKQTGCRYTGITLSVKQLEFAKKRAKDEGLEGRINFMLMDYRHLPKNHKYDRIISCEMVEAIGHEFMDEFFSCCNSVLAEDGIFVLQFSSIPDQRYDEYRRSSEFLKEYVFPGLCVPSLNRITTAMMASSKFCIEHAENIGIQYYQTITSWKNNLLANKDKIIALGFDEKFVRTWEYYFIYCAAGFQSCTLELYQIVLSRPGNVGAFGDPFKLPHRHYV from the exons ATGCGGGTAGCGGTGGTGGGCGCGGGGATCACTGGGCTGGCTGCGGCCTACACATTGGCGAAAGCCGGTGCGGAGGTAGTGGTCTACGAGAAGGAAGGCTACTTGGGCGGCCATGCTAAGACGGTCTCTTTCGATGGCATTCTCCTTGACCTCGGCTTCATGGTCTTCAATCGAGTGACGTATCCCAATATGATGGAGTTGTTCGAGAGCCTTGGCGTGGAGACGGAGGTTTCAGACATGTCGTTTGCTGTAAGCTTGGACGACGGCAAAGGATACGAATGGGGAAGCCGGAATGGCTTCTCTAGCTTATTTTCGCAAAAGGTCAATCTACTCAATCCATACTTTTGGCGAATGATTCAAGAACTTGTCAAATTCAAGGGAGATGTCCTCAA GTACCTCGAGAAGCTGGACGGCGATCCAGATGTAGATCGCAATGAGACGCTGGAGCACTTCATCAAATCTCATGGTTACTCTGAGTTGTTCCAGAAGGGTCATCTT ATTCCGATTTGTGCCACTTTCTGGTCATGCCCTCCCAATGCAGTATTGCATTTCCCAGCTTATTATGTCCTTTCCTTTTTCCGTAATAGTCACCTTCTTCAG CTATCTGGTGGTCCACAGTGGCATACTGTCAAGTCACGTTCACAGAGCTATATTGGCAGG GTAAGAGAAGAACTGGAGAGAAGATCATGCACAATTAGAACAGGATATGCTGTGCAATCAGTTTTTAGTACTGATGGAG GATGCTGTGTGGTAGGAGCAGATTGCTCGAAAGAGATGTATGATCAGTGCATAATTAGCGCCCACGCCCCGGATGCTTTGAAGCTTTTAGGAGAACAAGCAACCTTCGAGGAGGCAAGGATACTTGGTGCCTTCCAATATGTATATAG TGATATTTATCTTCATCATGACAAAAGTTTGATGCCTAAAAATCCAGCAGCATGGAGTGCTTGTAATTATCTTGGGGCAACACACGATGGAGTGTGTGTCACATATTGGCTAAATGTGTTGCAG AATCTAGGTTCAACCAAGCTACCGTTTCTTGTAACTCTGAACCCTCCACGTGTTCCAAAACACACCTTACTTAAATGGTGCACCAGCCATTCTTTTCCATCTGTTGCTGCCTCAAAAGCTGCCTTAGAGCTAGAAGACATACAGGGAAAAAGAGCAATATGGTTTTCTGGAGCGTACCAAG GTTATGGCTCCCATGAGGATGGACTGAAG GCAGGCATTATTGCTGCCAACAATGTGCTTGGAAAAGATTCTATTCTATTGAGAAACCCAATACATATGGTACCATCATTAATGGAACGTGGAGCAAGATATTTTGTGATTAGATTTCTTGAGAGTTATATCTCAACTGGTTCCTTAAC ATTGCTAGAAGAAGGTGGCAATATATATGAGTTCAAGGGAACAAGAAAGCAAAATACGAAAAAGGCTATTCTTAGAGTTCATAATCCTTTGTTCTATTGGAAG ATTGCCACTGAAGCGGATTTAGGTCTTGCGGATGCATATATAAATGGGTATGTTTCATTTGTTGATAAAGAAAAAGGTCTTCTGGATCTTCTTTTG ATTCTTATTGCTAACAGGGAACTGAGGAACTATTTTGGAAGGAATTTTAG AGGTTGGTGGACACCAATGTTTGCAACAGCAGGATTTGCATCAGCAAGATACTTTTTTAAGCATATGCGGAGACAAAACACTATAAAACAAGCAATTCAGAACATCTCCAATCATTATGATCTG AGTAATGATTTCTTTTCTCTGATTTTGGATGAGACAATGAGCTACTCCTGTGCCATTTTCAAG ACACTGAATGAGGACCTGAAAACAGCACAGCTTcacaaaatctctcttttaattaaAAAG GCTCAAATTGATGGAACGCATGAAGTTTTGGAGATTGGTTGTGGTTGGGGGGGTTTTGCAATCGAGGTTGTTAAGCAAACTGGCTGCAGATACACAGGAATCACCTTATCTGTGAAACAACTGGAGTTTGCAAAGAAAAGAGCTAAAGACGAAGGACTCGAG GGTCGCATTAATTTCATGCTGATGGATTATCGTCATCTGCCAAAAAATCATAAATACGACCGTATCATCTCTTG TGAGATGGTTGAAGCAATAGGTCACGAATTCATGGATGAATTTTTCAGCTGCTGCAATTCAGTTCTGGCTGAAGATGGCATATTTGTGCTCCAG TTCAGCAGTATTCCAGATCAACGCTACGATGAATACAGGAGAAGCTCTGAGTTCCTCAAGGAGTACGTGTTTCCTGGACTATGTGTTCCTAGTTTGAACAGAATAACAACAGCTATGATGGCTTCATCTAAATTCTG CATCGAACATGCTGAGAACATTGGCATCCAGTACTATCAAACAATCACAAGCTGGAAGAACAATTTACTTGCAAATAAGGA CAAAATTATTGCTCTGGGATTCGACGAGAAGTTCGTGCGTACCTGGGAGTACTATTTCATCTACTGTGCTGCTGGTTTTCAATCGTGCACGTTGGAACTTTATCAG ATTGTGCTCTCTCGTCCCGGCAACGTTGGAGCTTTTGGCGACCCATTCAAGCTCCCCCACCGCCATTATGTTTGA